Genomic segment of Rhodococcus sp. W8901:
CGGTTCGGTTTCCCGGCGATCACGCCAGTGCCAGGAACAGCTTCTCCAGTTCGGCCTCGGTCAGCGGCTCGGACGCCTTCCCGTCGCCGGCCAGGCACTCACGCAGACCGGTGGCGACGATCTTGAATCCGGCCCGGTCCAGGGCCCGCGACACCGCGGCCAGCTGGGTCACGACGTCCTTGCACTCGCGGCCGTTCTCGATCATCGAGATGACGCCCGCCAGCTGCCCCTGCGCGCGGCGCAGTCGGTTGAGCACCAGGGCGATGCTCTCTTCGTCTCCGGTCATGGGACCTCCTAGTTCTACTTCCAGATTACCCACAGGGGTATCCGACCGGATCCGGCTGTGACAACGATCATCAGCCGGATCCGGCGCCGGAGTCACCCGTGCGAGAACGTGATGTTCGGCAGCGCCCGGCGCAGCCAGCGCGGGGACCACCAGGCGGCGTTGCCGGTCAGGCGCAGCAGCACCGGCAGCAGCACCAGGCGGATCAGCACCGCGTCGAGCAGCACCGCGACACCGAGCAGGATGCCCATCTCCTTCGGCGGCAGCGGCTCGGCCAGCGCGAAGCTGAAGAACACGCCCACCATGACGGCGGCCGCCGCGAAGATGACCCGGCCCGAGTGCGCCATGCCCCCGATCTGGGCGCGACGGGCGTCACCGGTCTTCTCGTACTGTTCCTTGACCGTCGACAGCAGGAACACCGTGTAGTCCATCGCGATCGCGAAGATCATCGCGAAGAAGAACACCGGACCCCAGCCGTCGAGGAAGCCCTGCGGTTCGAAACCGAGCAGCCCGGACAGGTGGCCGTCCTGGAAGATCAGCTTCGAGACACCGAACGCGGCGGCAGTCGAGAGCAGGCTCACCACGGTGCCGATCAGCGACACCAGCGGGGCCTGCAGCGCGACCAGCAGCAGCAGGAAGCCGAGCGCCAGGATCACGCCGATCACCAGCGGCAGGTAGTCGTTGAGCGCCTGCTGCAGGTCCAGGTTCTCCGCCGGCGCACCGCCGACGAGAGCGCTGTCGGGCAGCTCGGCACGGAGCTGGTCGAGCGTTCCGCCGAGCGCGGGATCGGACGGATCCACTGTCGGCAGCGCCTGCATCATCATCAGGTCGGAGCCGTCCATCGCGGGCATCGCGGGTGTCACCGCGGCGACACCGTCGACGGCCGCGGCCGCTTCGGCGGCTGCCGGGGCGTCGGACGCGGGCACGACGATCTGCAGCGCACCCGGTGCGCCGATGCCCATCTGTTCCTGCACCAGTTCGTAGCCCTGACGGACGGGGGCGTCCTCGGGCACCACCTGGATCGACGGCATCGCGACCTCGAGCCCACCCAGCGGAATCGCGAGTCCGATCAGGATCGCGACGGCACCGACCGCGAACGGCCACGGGCGCCGGTCCAGCAGTCGTCCCCACTTCGCGAACAGCGGCGAGCCGTCATTCTGGGTCTGCTGCTTCTTGGCGTACGGCAGCGAACCGGCGTTGACCTTGCGGCCCAGCTTGGCCAGGACCGCGGGCAGCAGCGTCAGCGTCGCGGCGAGGACGAACACGACCGCGAGCATGATGCCGACCGCCATCGTCCGCACCGCCGGTGCGGGCACCAGCAGCACCGCCGACAGACTCACCAGCACGGTCAGCCCGGACAGCAGCACGGCCTTGCCGGCAGTGTCCATCGTCTCCGCGACGGCGAGCCGCGCGTCGGCCTTGGCGCGCAGCGCCTCCCGGAAGCGGACCACCAGGAACAGTGCGTAGTCGATGCCGAGGGCGAGGGCGAACATCATCGCGAAGTTCATGGCCCACACCGAGATCGGCGTGATCTCGTTGAGCAGCACCAGCGCACCGGCCGACGCGACGAGTCCCGCGAGGGTCAGCAGCAGCGGCAGACCGGCCGCGACGAGGGAGCCGAACGCGAGCACCATGATGCCGAGCGTGACCGGCCACGACATCATCTCGGCCTTGATCATCGCCTCGTGGTTGGCCTTGTTGAAGTCGCTCCACAGCGCCGACGCGCCGGTCGGGTAGACATCGATGCCGTCGCCGGACAGGGCCGTCAGGTCACCACCCAGGTCGTCGACCGCGCGCACCATCTCGTCGGTGTTCGCGTTCGCGCCGGCCACCAGGATTCCGGTGTGGGCGTCGGGGCTGATGGTCATGCCGGGCTGCGGCGGGATCACCTCGCCGATGCGGGCGTCGGCCTTCAGGATCGACGTGGCCTCGCCCAGCACCTGCTGCATCGCGGGATCGTCGAGCGGCTTGTCGTCGGAGTGGACGACGACCTGGACCGCGGACGACGCGTTGCCGCCGAAGTGTTCCTGCGCGAGTTCGCGGACCTGCACCGACTCGGAGCCGTTGGCCTGCCAACCGGCGCCGGCCAGCGAGTTGAACACCGACGGTGCCGCGGCGCCGAGGGCGACGACGAGCACCAGCCAGGCGGTGATCACCCATTTGAAGTTGCCGGCCATCGCGGCGCCGAGTCGTGCGAGCGGTCCGCCGACTGACTCGCTGGAGGGCGGCGGGGACTTCGCAGTTTCTCGTTGCTGTCCGGTGGTGGTCATGAGCTTGCCCTTCATGGTTCGAAAATACGGGTGGGGGTATATGAACGACCGAAGAAACCCGGCCGAGTACGTGACGACCTCGACCGGGTCCGGAGGAGACTAGCTGCCGGCGTCGACGGCGCGGCCGGACTGCATCCAGGCCATGGTGCCGCCGGCGACGTTGACGGCGTCGACGCCGCGGGCCACGAGGTATTCGGCAGCCTGGCCGCTGCGGCCGCCGACCGCGCAGATCATGTACACGGTGGCGTCCGCGGGAACCTCGTCGACGCGCGCGACGAACTCGCTCAGCGGGATCGAGACGGCACCCGGGACGTGCCCGCCGGCGAACTCGTCCGCCTCCCGGACGTCGACGAGCGGGGCGCCCGAGGCCAACACCGATTCGAGTTCGGTCACGTCAATTTCACGCATGGGGTTCCTTCCGGATGTTCTTCAGCAGTCGTTCGATTGTCGCGGTTCGTCACGAGACGGTGGCCGGCGCGTTCACACGCCGTCCCGCGTCCCACGTCTTGTAGCCGCCGTCGAGGTTGGCCGCGGGCCGACCCAGCTGTCCGAGCAGGCGCACCGCGGTGTGACCACGCTGGCCCACCTGGCAGTGCACGACCAGGTCACCGGCCGGCAGTTCACCGACACGGTCCCGGAGCTCGTCGAGCGGAACGTTGACGGCACCGGGGATGGCGCCGGCCGCGAACTCGTCGGCGGTGCGGACGTCGACCAGCGACGCACCGTCGGCGACCAGGGTATCGAGTTCGTGCCACTGGACGGTGCGGGTGGAGTCGGTGCGCAGGTTGTCGGCGATGTAGCCGAGCATGTTCACCGGGTCCTTCGCCGAACCGAACTGCGGCGCGTACGCCAGTTCGAGGTCGGCCAGATCCGACGCCGTCAGCCCACCGGCCATCGCGGTGGCGATGATGTCGATCCGCTTGTCGACGCCGTCACCGCCCACGGCCTGGGCGCCGAGGATCGCGTCGGTCTCGGGATCGACCAGCAGCTTGATCGACATCTGCTGCGCGCCCGGGTAGTAGCCGGCGTGCGACTGCGGATGGGTGTGGATGGCCCGGTACGGGCGGCCCGCGGCCCGCAGCCGCTTCTCGTTCCAGCCGGTCGCGGTGACGACGAGCCCGAAGACCCCGACCACTGCGGTGCCCGACGACGAGCGCGCGTGCACGGGTCGGCCCGCGATGACGTCGGCCACCAGGCGGCCCTGACGGTTCGCCGGGTTGGCCAGCGGGATCAGCGCTGCGCTGTCGCCGATCGCGTCGTGTTTCTCGACGGTGTCGCCGACCGCGAAGATGTGCGGGACCGAGGTGCGCATCTGATCGTCGACCGCGACGCCGCCACGCTCCCCCAGCTTCAGTCCGGCCATCTTCGCGAGCGCAGTCTCGGGCCGGACACCGATCGCCATGACCACGACGTCGGCCGGGACGGTGCGCCCGTCGGCCAGGTCGGCGGTGGTCGCGTCGATGCGGGTGAGCTGGGTGCCCAGCTCGAGGTTCACCCCGTTCTGGCGCATGCGGTCGGCGACCGGTGCGGCCATCTCGGGGTCGAGGGGCGCGAGCACCTGATCGGCGAGCTCGACGACGGTGACGTCCAGGTCGCGGTGACGGAGGTTCTCGGCGAGTTCGACGCCGATGAACCCGGCCCCGACGATGACCGCGCTGCGCGCCGTCTCCATCTGCCCGACCAGGCGGTCGACGTCCTCGACGTCGCGCAGGATCAGGGCGCGCTCGACGCCGGGCAGCGGCGGCACGATGGGGCTCGCGCCGGTGCTCAGGACCAGTTCGTCGTAGCTCTCGACGTAGGTGTTCCCGGACTCCAGGTC
This window contains:
- a CDS encoding FAD-dependent oxidoreductase — translated: MVKVVIVGGVAGGMSAATRMRRLDESAEIVVFERGAHVSFANCGLPYYAGGVIEDRDELLLQTPESLGARFRLDVRVRSEVVSIDADARTVTVRDLESGNTYVESYDELVLSTGASPIVPPLPGVERALILRDVEDVDRLVGQMETARSAVIVGAGFIGVELAENLRHRDLDVTVVELADQVLAPLDPEMAAPVADRMRQNGVNLELGTQLTRIDATTADLADGRTVPADVVVMAIGVRPETALAKMAGLKLGERGGVAVDDQMRTSVPHIFAVGDTVEKHDAIGDSAALIPLANPANRQGRLVADVIAGRPVHARSSSGTAVVGVFGLVVTATGWNEKRLRAAGRPYRAIHTHPQSHAGYYPGAQQMSIKLLVDPETDAILGAQAVGGDGVDKRIDIIATAMAGGLTASDLADLELAYAPQFGSAKDPVNMLGYIADNLRTDSTRTVQWHELDTLVADGASLVDVRTADEFAAGAIPGAVNVPLDELRDRVGELPAGDLVVHCQVGQRGHTAVRLLGQLGRPAANLDGGYKTWDAGRRVNAPATVS
- a CDS encoding metal-sensitive transcriptional regulator; this encodes MTGDEESIALVLNRLRRAQGQLAGVISMIENGRECKDVVTQLAAVSRALDRAGFKIVATGLRECLAGDGKASEPLTEAELEKLFLALA
- a CDS encoding rhodanese-like domain-containing protein, which encodes MREIDVTELESVLASGAPLVDVREADEFAGGHVPGAVSIPLSEFVARVDEVPADATVYMICAVGGRSGQAAEYLVARGVDAVNVAGGTMAWMQSGRAVDAGS
- a CDS encoding MMPL family transporter, giving the protein MTTTGQQRETAKSPPPSSESVGGPLARLGAAMAGNFKWVITAWLVLVVALGAAAPSVFNSLAGAGWQANGSESVQVRELAQEHFGGNASSAVQVVVHSDDKPLDDPAMQQVLGEATSILKADARIGEVIPPQPGMTISPDAHTGILVAGANANTDEMVRAVDDLGGDLTALSGDGIDVYPTGASALWSDFNKANHEAMIKAEMMSWPVTLGIMVLAFGSLVAAGLPLLLTLAGLVASAGALVLLNEITPISVWAMNFAMMFALALGIDYALFLVVRFREALRAKADARLAVAETMDTAGKAVLLSGLTVLVSLSAVLLVPAPAVRTMAVGIMLAVVFVLAATLTLLPAVLAKLGRKVNAGSLPYAKKQQTQNDGSPLFAKWGRLLDRRPWPFAVGAVAILIGLAIPLGGLEVAMPSIQVVPEDAPVRQGYELVQEQMGIGAPGALQIVVPASDAPAAAEAAAAVDGVAAVTPAMPAMDGSDLMMMQALPTVDPSDPALGGTLDQLRAELPDSALVGGAPAENLDLQQALNDYLPLVIGVILALGFLLLLVALQAPLVSLIGTVVSLLSTAAAFGVSKLIFQDGHLSGLLGFEPQGFLDGWGPVFFFAMIFAIAMDYTVFLLSTVKEQYEKTGDARRAQIGGMAHSGRVIFAAAAVMVGVFFSFALAEPLPPKEMGILLGVAVLLDAVLIRLVLLPVLLRLTGNAAWWSPRWLRRALPNITFSHG